In a genomic window of Sphingomonas bisphenolicum:
- a CDS encoding HAD-IIB family hydrolase, protein MKWLIVFDLDGTLAESKRPLSAEMAATLARLLAVVDVAVISGGDWPQFDRQVASRLPIDAARERLWLMPTTGTKLYRFVDGAWRAIYAELFDDAEKASIRAAFDRALSEAGLADERFWGERIEDRGSQITFSGLGQDAPLEAKEGWDRDRAKRTAIQKTLRAALPGLSINLGGTTSIDVTRAGVDKGYGLKRLSKESGVPLAGMLFLGDAIYPGGNDYPAAEIGVDTVKVRDVAETAAVVSAIIACLKR, encoded by the coding sequence GTGAAATGGCTGATCGTATTCGACCTCGACGGGACGCTTGCGGAGAGCAAGCGCCCCTTGTCGGCCGAGATGGCGGCGACGCTCGCGCGTCTGCTGGCCGTGGTCGATGTCGCGGTGATCTCGGGCGGCGACTGGCCGCAATTCGACCGGCAAGTCGCCTCGCGCTTGCCGATCGACGCCGCGCGCGAGCGACTATGGCTGATGCCGACCACCGGCACGAAGCTCTACCGCTTTGTCGACGGTGCGTGGCGCGCGATCTATGCTGAGTTGTTCGATGACGCGGAGAAGGCGAGCATCCGCGCAGCCTTCGACCGTGCGCTGTCGGAAGCGGGGCTTGCCGACGAACGCTTTTGGGGCGAACGGATCGAGGATCGGGGAAGCCAGATTACCTTTTCCGGCCTCGGCCAGGATGCGCCGCTGGAAGCGAAGGAGGGCTGGGATCGCGATCGCGCCAAGCGGACCGCGATCCAGAAGACGCTGCGGGCGGCGCTGCCCGGCCTTTCGATCAACCTGGGCGGCACCACGTCGATCGATGTCACCCGCGCCGGCGTCGACAAGGGTTATGGACTGAAGCGGCTGAGCAAGGAAAGCGGCGTGCCGCTGGCCGGGATGCTCTTCCTCGGCGATGCGATCTACCCCGGCGGCAACGACTATCCGGCGGCGGAAATCGGCGTGGATACGGTGAAGGTCCGCGACGTCGCCGAAACCGCCGCCGTCGTGTCGGCGATCATTGCTTGCCTGAAGCGCTGA
- a CDS encoding NAD(P)/FAD-dependent oxidoreductase, with translation MTADRYDALIVGGGPGGLTAAIYLARYHRRVVVVDEGHSRAKWIPLSHNHAGFPDGIAGEELLRRMREQAKRYGATILTDRIENIDGKVDGFEARGSTVTISARAVLIATGVENRRPALDADTHRDALQRGALRYCPVCDGYEATGLAIGVIGADTHGVAEALFLRTFSDRITLVAHETIDLSVDDRSALAAAGIKIAARPLARMDFSGDRVALHLTDGSELHVDTVYPALGSDSNNALARQLGVELSDDRCIVVDTKQRASVAGVYAAGDIVMSLDQISVAMGHAAIAATALHNDLRNRDGEGTAS, from the coding sequence ATGACGGCGGACCGCTACGATGCCCTGATCGTCGGCGGCGGCCCCGGGGGCCTCACGGCGGCGATCTACCTTGCGCGATATCACCGCCGCGTGGTCGTGGTCGACGAAGGGCATAGCCGAGCGAAATGGATACCGCTCTCCCATAATCATGCCGGCTTTCCGGATGGGATCGCGGGCGAAGAGCTGCTGCGGCGGATGCGCGAACAGGCCAAACGCTACGGCGCGACGATCCTGACGGATCGCATCGAGAACATCGACGGTAAGGTGGATGGTTTCGAAGCGCGAGGGTCCACCGTGACGATCTCCGCGCGTGCCGTCTTGATCGCAACCGGGGTCGAAAATCGCCGACCTGCGCTCGATGCAGATACGCACCGCGACGCCCTCCAGCGGGGAGCCCTGCGCTATTGCCCGGTCTGCGACGGTTACGAAGCGACCGGGCTGGCGATCGGGGTGATCGGCGCGGATACGCACGGCGTCGCGGAGGCGCTGTTCCTGCGCACCTTCTCGGACCGGATCACGCTGGTCGCGCATGAAACAATTGACCTGAGTGTTGACGATCGCTCCGCGCTCGCGGCGGCCGGAATCAAGATCGCGGCGAGACCGCTGGCCCGAATGGACTTTTCGGGCGATCGGGTCGCGCTCCACCTGACCGACGGCAGCGAGCTTCACGTCGACACGGTGTATCCGGCGCTCGGGTCGGACAGCAACAATGCGCTTGCGCGCCAGCTCGGTGTCGAGCTGAGCGACGATCGCTGCATCGTCGTCGATACCAAGCAGCGCGCGAGCGTCGCCGGCGTCTATGCGGCGGGCGATATCGTCATGTCGCTCGATCAGATCAGCGTCGCGATGGGCCATGCGGCAATCGCCGCGACCGCCCTCCACAACGATCTGCGCAACCGCGACGGGGAGGGCACCGCGTCGTGA
- a CDS encoding autoinducer binding domain-containing protein produces MSSLEDAGRLGDITAFEAECRQATTLDQLKSLLDAIVRQFGFRWFALVHNVDLKRTTRKALLITTYPVRWIEEILESRLYLEDPVHAACVKTVSGLTWDQIGDYIAPNARQRSILERGRAHGLASGFTMPIRMHDEPDAMFTIARQGDDNISSPDLLSARLIGTVAFDQARTLLGPDELANVPIALSPRQIDCIDLVAQGKSDWEIGQILGLSRDTVHEYVEGARRRYGVRRRTQLVLRAVRDGHLNIDALV; encoded by the coding sequence ATGAGCAGTCTCGAAGATGCCGGCCGCTTGGGCGATATCACCGCATTCGAAGCAGAATGCCGGCAGGCGACAACGCTCGATCAGCTCAAATCCTTGCTTGATGCGATTGTGCGCCAGTTCGGATTCCGTTGGTTCGCATTGGTGCACAATGTCGACTTGAAGCGGACCACCCGCAAAGCCCTGCTGATAACCACCTATCCGGTGCGTTGGATCGAGGAAATCCTGGAGTCACGTCTCTATCTTGAGGATCCGGTTCACGCCGCTTGCGTCAAAACCGTCTCCGGGCTCACCTGGGATCAGATCGGCGATTATATCGCGCCCAATGCTCGCCAGCGGTCGATCCTTGAACGGGGTCGCGCACATGGACTGGCATCTGGGTTCACCATGCCGATCAGGATGCACGACGAGCCCGACGCGATGTTCACCATAGCGCGTCAGGGCGATGACAATATTTCAAGCCCGGACCTTCTCTCCGCCCGATTGATTGGCACCGTTGCGTTCGACCAGGCTCGAACCCTTCTCGGTCCAGATGAACTGGCAAACGTGCCGATAGCGCTCAGCCCGCGCCAGATCGACTGCATTGATCTGGTGGCACAGGGCAAGAGCGACTGGGAGATCGGACAGATACTGGGGTTGAGCCGCGATACTGTTCATGAATATGTCGAAGGTGCACGCCGGCGATACGGCGTGCGTCGTCGGACCCAGCTCGTGCTTCGCGCCGTGCGAGACGGACATCTGAACATCGACGCGCTCGTCTAG
- a CDS encoding cation diffusion facilitator family transporter: protein MTATPDAKVSAERRTLWIVLLLNAAIAAGFFVTGLTGDSSALIANGVDNLSDTAVYGLSLVALSHGRTWKTRAATVSGVVLLIFAGGILLDVGRRYIQGSEPIGPTMMVMSAIAGVVNYICLRLLQRLKQPDVNLRAATTFSFNDFISNGGILIAGALVLWLGTNWPDLLVGLATALIAIKGGIEILRDARAETKTNAETA, encoded by the coding sequence ATGACGGCTACACCGGACGCAAAGGTCTCGGCCGAGAGGCGCACGCTTTGGATCGTGCTGTTGCTCAACGCGGCGATCGCCGCCGGCTTCTTCGTGACCGGCCTGACTGGCGATTCCAGCGCGCTCATCGCCAATGGCGTCGATAACCTCTCCGACACGGCCGTCTATGGGCTGAGCCTCGTCGCGCTGAGCCACGGGCGCACATGGAAGACACGGGCTGCAACCGTGTCGGGCGTGGTGCTACTCATCTTTGCGGGCGGCATCCTGCTCGACGTCGGCCGTCGCTATATCCAGGGCAGTGAACCGATCGGGCCGACAATGATGGTGATGTCGGCGATTGCCGGTGTCGTGAACTATATCTGTTTGCGTCTGCTGCAACGGCTCAAGCAGCCCGATGTTAATCTGCGCGCGGCGACCACTTTCAGCTTCAACGATTTCATCTCCAACGGCGGCATACTGATCGCGGGGGCGTTGGTGCTGTGGCTGGGAACGAATTGGCCCGATCTATTGGTCGGCTTGGCTACCGCTCTGATCGCGATCAAGGGCGGCATCGAAATCCTGCGCGATGCGCGGGCAGAAACCAAGACCAACGCGGAGACGGCGTGA
- a CDS encoding lytic transglycosylase domain-containing protein gives MILQLASVVALAQQCAPSVAPETLVSVVHTESKFDTLAIGVNARGIRPERPATPAAAARIARSLIAKGYNIDLGLGQINSANLRWLGLSVEDTFDPCRNLAAAARVLSSNFLDAARTQGSSDRAISVALSMYNTGSQARGFGNGYVARVYASSAVIIPAIRGLAPTGAGSARSTPPIPASETPIQEPRIVQTAVKAPRSWDISAGAQTASMMVFGDGTPASREGPTE, from the coding sequence ATGATCCTGCAACTGGCCAGCGTCGTTGCCCTCGCGCAGCAATGCGCGCCATCGGTCGCGCCGGAAACACTGGTTTCCGTCGTGCATACCGAAAGCAAGTTCGACACATTGGCCATCGGCGTAAACGCCCGCGGCATCCGACCCGAAAGACCCGCGACGCCTGCGGCGGCCGCCCGGATCGCCCGATCGTTGATCGCCAAGGGATATAATATCGACCTCGGCCTCGGGCAGATCAACAGCGCCAATCTTCGATGGCTGGGTCTCTCGGTCGAGGACACATTCGATCCCTGTCGCAATCTCGCCGCAGCAGCGCGGGTCCTGTCGAGCAACTTTCTTGACGCGGCGCGCACCCAGGGTTCGTCCGATCGCGCGATCTCCGTTGCTCTCTCGATGTACAATACCGGAAGTCAGGCCCGTGGCTTTGGCAACGGCTATGTGGCGAGAGTCTATGCGAGCTCTGCGGTCATTATTCCCGCGATCAGGGGATTGGCGCCAACCGGCGCAGGCTCGGCCAGGTCCACCCCTCCAATACCCGCATCCGAAACGCCAATCCAGGAGCCTCGCATTGTGCAGACGGCGGTGAAAGCACCGCGGTCCTGGGACATTTCCGCAGGCGCCCAAACCGCCTCGATGATGGTGTTTGGTGACGGGACGCCGGCATCGAGAGAAGGACCGACCGAATGA
- a CDS encoding TrbC/VirB2 family protein, whose translation MTIPASTISIWLPPRRRAFVQTLALIATAILVSMLLSDPAHAQAADGVTSMAENIKTWLTGTFAKTIAVIAVVIVGFMFFTGRASLGLLVTVIVGIFIVFSAQWIVDTITGGA comes from the coding sequence ATGACAATTCCCGCTTCGACCATATCGATCTGGCTCCCGCCACGTCGCCGCGCTTTCGTCCAGACGCTGGCGCTCATCGCCACCGCCATCCTGGTTTCGATGCTGCTGAGCGACCCCGCGCATGCCCAGGCGGCCGATGGCGTCACGTCGATGGCCGAGAATATCAAGACCTGGCTGACCGGCACATTTGCCAAGACGATCGCGGTGATCGCGGTCGTCATCGTCGGCTTCATGTTCTTCACGGGCCGTGCCAGCCTCGGTCTCCTCGTGACGGTCATTGTCGGTATCTTCATCGTGTTCAGCGCGCAGTGGATCGTCGATACCATCACCGGCGGCGCGTGA
- a CDS encoding type IV secretion system protein VirB3 — protein MDDEKLREETLFLAVTRPTMWLGVPIEASLPIALAACLTLIITGNPLYAFALAGAFLTIARLIVRHDANAFRLLWLWTTTKARCRNRGWWGGSSYSPLPIDGAKRPGFARG, from the coding sequence ATGGACGACGAAAAGCTTAGGGAAGAGACACTCTTCCTGGCCGTGACCCGACCAACGATGTGGTTGGGCGTACCGATCGAGGCATCGCTGCCGATCGCGCTGGCAGCGTGCCTGACCCTCATCATCACCGGCAACCCGCTCTACGCTTTCGCATTGGCCGGTGCGTTTCTGACGATTGCCCGACTGATTGTCCGGCACGACGCCAACGCGTTTCGACTGCTGTGGCTGTGGACGACGACCAAGGCGCGCTGCCGCAACCGCGGCTGGTGGGGCGGCAGCTCCTACTCTCCCCTGCCGATCGACGGGGCGAAGCGCCCGGGCTTCGCACGTGGCTAG
- a CDS encoding heavy metal translocating P-type ATPase, protein MTEKLELDIPVLLPEVPDVADACVGRLVSTLSAKPGVERAHVLPADGDTPAKLCIHFDGAALPLPRVREMVRAAGAEISGRYGHATWQVEGIGHERRARTVGETLCQVPGVLQADASASGSVRVEYDKERVDEAAIVAALGKLKVKPGKRTGSDHAGHDHGADGHAGHDHGSGGHAEGAEKHGPDDGHDHAHANFLGPNTELIFALACGTLLAIGFAIEKLVAGTPDWLPTAFYVGAYVFGGFFTLREAIDNLKLKKFEIDTLMLVAAAGAAALGAWAEGALLLFLFSLGHALEHYAMGRAKRAIEALAELAPDKATVRRDGQTTEIPVEELVVGDVVVVRPNERLPADGFVIKGSSAINQAPVTGESIPVDKEPVADVEAARAKPDAVEATSRVFAGTINGGAAIEIEVTRRSNESALAKVVKMVSEAETQKSPTQRFTDRFERVFVPAVLALSFILLFAWVVIDEPFRDSFYRAMAVLVAASPCALAIATPSAVLSGVARAARGGVLVKGGAPLENLGSLKAIAFDKTGTLTEGRPRITDVVPVDGASEEDLLALAVAVEGLSDHPLAQAIVKDGRERLGGRELPTATDLKSLTGRGVTATVDGETVWIGKAEMFGVEGIPTLNAAATDAIATLREGGRTTMVVRKGDKDIGAIGLMDTPREAAKVALKRLREMGITRMIMISGDHQKVADAIAKDVGLDEAWGDLMPEDKVASIKKLAGEDKVAMVGDGVNDAPAMASATVGIAMGAAGSDVALETADVALMADDLAHLPFAVGLSRHTRGIIRQNVFVSLGVVAFLVPATILGLGIGPAVAMHEGSTLLVVFNALRLLAYRDPATQAA, encoded by the coding sequence ATGACCGAAAAACTCGAACTCGATATTCCCGTCCTTCTGCCCGAGGTTCCCGACGTGGCCGATGCCTGTGTAGGGCGCCTCGTCTCGACGTTGAGCGCCAAACCCGGCGTCGAGCGCGCGCACGTCCTGCCCGCCGATGGCGACACACCGGCAAAGCTGTGCATCCATTTCGACGGGGCGGCCCTGCCGCTGCCGCGTGTGCGCGAGATGGTGCGGGCGGCGGGCGCCGAGATCAGCGGGCGATACGGCCATGCGACATGGCAGGTCGAGGGGATCGGGCACGAACGCCGCGCCCGCACCGTCGGCGAAACCCTGTGCCAAGTGCCCGGCGTGCTGCAGGCCGACGCCAGCGCCTCGGGCAGCGTCCGGGTCGAATATGACAAGGAGCGCGTCGATGAGGCCGCGATCGTCGCGGCGCTGGGCAAGCTCAAGGTCAAGCCGGGCAAGCGGACGGGCTCCGATCATGCTGGACACGATCACGGCGCCGACGGCCATGCCGGGCACGATCACGGGTCTGGTGGCCATGCGGAGGGCGCGGAAAAGCACGGACCGGATGATGGTCACGATCACGCCCACGCCAATTTCCTCGGCCCCAATACCGAGCTGATCTTTGCGCTTGCCTGCGGCACGCTGCTGGCGATCGGCTTCGCGATCGAGAAGCTGGTGGCGGGTACGCCCGACTGGCTGCCGACCGCCTTCTATGTCGGCGCCTATGTGTTCGGCGGCTTCTTCACGCTGCGCGAGGCGATCGACAATCTGAAGCTGAAGAAATTCGAGATCGATACGCTGATGCTCGTCGCGGCCGCCGGCGCCGCGGCGCTCGGTGCCTGGGCGGAAGGCGCGCTGCTGCTGTTCCTGTTCAGCCTCGGCCATGCGCTCGAGCATTACGCGATGGGTCGCGCCAAGCGCGCAATCGAGGCGCTGGCCGAACTTGCGCCCGACAAGGCGACGGTGCGCCGTGACGGGCAGACGACGGAGATTCCGGTCGAGGAGCTGGTGGTCGGCGACGTGGTGGTCGTGCGCCCGAACGAACGCCTGCCCGCCGATGGCTTCGTCATCAAGGGGTCGAGCGCGATCAACCAGGCCCCCGTCACCGGCGAGAGCATCCCAGTCGACAAGGAGCCGGTCGCCGATGTCGAGGCGGCGCGCGCGAAGCCCGATGCGGTCGAGGCGACGTCGCGGGTGTTCGCCGGCACGATCAACGGCGGCGCTGCGATCGAGATCGAGGTGACGCGGCGTTCCAACGAAAGCGCGCTCGCGAAGGTCGTGAAAATGGTGAGCGAAGCGGAGACGCAGAAGTCGCCCACGCAGCGGTTCACCGATCGGTTCGAGCGCGTCTTCGTGCCGGCGGTGCTGGCACTCTCGTTCATCCTGCTGTTCGCGTGGGTTGTGATCGACGAGCCGTTCCGCGACAGCTTCTATCGCGCGATGGCGGTGCTGGTCGCCGCCAGCCCCTGTGCCCTGGCGATCGCCACCCCGAGCGCGGTGCTGTCCGGCGTCGCGCGGGCCGCACGCGGCGGCGTGCTGGTAAAGGGCGGCGCGCCGCTCGAAAACCTCGGCTCGCTAAAGGCGATCGCTTTCGACAAGACGGGGACGCTGACGGAAGGGCGCCCCCGCATCACCGATGTCGTCCCCGTCGACGGCGCGAGCGAAGAGGATCTGTTGGCGCTCGCGGTCGCAGTCGAGGGCTTGAGCGATCACCCGCTGGCACAGGCGATCGTGAAAGATGGACGCGAGCGCTTGGGCGGGCGCGAGCTGCCGACCGCGACCGATCTCAAGAGCCTGACAGGTCGCGGTGTCACCGCGACCGTCGATGGCGAGACGGTGTGGATCGGCAAGGCCGAGATGTTCGGCGTGGAGGGTATCCCCACGCTGAACGCGGCCGCGACCGACGCGATTGCAACCCTGCGCGAGGGCGGGCGCACCACGATGGTCGTCCGCAAGGGCGATAAGGACATCGGCGCGATCGGGCTGATGGACACGCCGCGCGAGGCGGCCAAAGTTGCGCTCAAGCGGCTGCGCGAGATGGGCATCACCCGGATGATTATGATCTCCGGCGACCACCAGAAGGTGGCCGACGCCATCGCCAAGGATGTCGGGCTCGACGAGGCATGGGGCGACCTGATGCCGGAGGATAAGGTTGCCTCGATCAAGAAGCTCGCCGGCGAAGACAAGGTTGCGATGGTCGGCGATGGCGTCAACGATGCGCCGGCGATGGCGTCGGCGACCGTCGGCATCGCGATGGGCGCTGCGGGCTCGGACGTGGCGCTGGAAACGGCCGACGTCGCGCTGATGGCCGACGATCTCGCGCACCTGCCATTCGCGGTGGGTCTGAGCCGACACACCCGCGGTATTATCCGGCAGAATGTGTTCGTCAGCCTCGGCGTCGTGGCGTTCCTCGTGCCCGCGACGATCTTGGGCCTGGGCATCGGCCCGGCGGTCGCGATGCATGAAGGCTCGACGCTGCTGGTCGTGTTCAATGCGCTGCGGCTGCTCGCCTACCGCGATCCGGCGACGCAAGCGGCATGA